In Lactuca sativa cultivar Salinas chromosome 5, Lsat_Salinas_v11, whole genome shotgun sequence, the DNA window CATATTTATTATATAACTTAACGATACATATGCATCATCATTCATAAGGAATGACAAGCGACTTTGCGATGCCCATGCACGGTGCCATACTTTTGGTTGTAAGACACACAAACATTTGTTACTCCAAATGAAAAAGCAAAAGGAAAAATGATACTGCTTTTTCAAATACTGTTGCAGGTATGTTATGTTTGGATACTAGATCCTTGTGCATAATATGCCATTAAAAGATTAGCTTTTAGTCGAGttccaaacataaaaaatatgttgACCAAACGAATTGTATTTAGAGATTCGAAGATGGTACTAGATTCTTTTCAAATACTATAATATTTTGTTACTCCATACATTAGAGACCACATGTgcttgaaaaataaatatataaaaataaaaaacaaaaagccCAAAATAAACGCACAAGTGGTTGCTTGTGCATGAAAAACTAGGtacattttgattatttatttatttatttctccactcCTCCAAACCATTTTGTTGTTTTTTCGGGTTCCTTTTTTCATACGTTGAAATCTAGCATGTGACTTTCTTACGTTTACGCATCACCATTCATGGGACATTtggtttccttatttgacttTTTTAACGTCATATagcaaatatatatattaaattttatgttCAGTTTTCCTGTTGATAGTTTTTATCACGTGTATTCTCCAAATGGAATTTGTATCAAAGTAGATGTTATGTATGTTGCACACATCACTTTTGCATGTGAATTTATATTGATGATCATGTAGTTAATGTAATAACAAGTGGTTGAGTAGCATGACATATAGCAAGTGGATGTATTGTAATCTAAACATAACTCGCTTTGCTTGTGTACGAGGTGTTCTCTGTTATAATAAAACAACGGATGTTTGGGGTTCCAAAACCTATCATAATAGGCAATGTAACTGCTTAGAAGGAAATTCGATGGATCTTAAACCAATACTTTTAGAAGACTAGCGAGGAAACACTCCCTTATCATTTTTTATGTGTTCGTGCATCGATACTAAGTAGTGTGTGATTACTCATTAATTAAAGTTTATTGAGACTACACTTGTACACATTACATATATTATAAATCTTTGGTGATAAATGCTAGATGTTTATAAAAATGACCCTCAccttatattaattaatttaatcgatattattgttaattataaagaaaattatgaaaattataaatataaaattaaacaaaCAATTGTTAGGTTTAAGACTGCATGCCTAAGATAAACATTGCACCAGAATGTCTACCCAATATTGATAAAGTATATTTGAAAGGTATGACTAAAAAGTTTACAGTCGCTTGAGGGCCTAAGGCTTACAATGCACCAAAATTTATTCCCAATATTGATAAAGGATATTTCAAAGGTACGACTAAACCTTAAGTTTATAGTTGCTGATATAACCTTGCGATCGAAAATAAAGCAGGAATTTTTGAACTCCAATTAATTTGAGTTCCCTATTATATAATCTTGTAGACAAATGAGAAATAATCAGTTTAGTTCTTCTACGAGCCCAGTTGTATTAATCAATGATTTTACTTATTATATTGAGATAACAACCTCATAATTGGAAAGGTTTCATGAAAAATCATCATCACAATTCTGAGTTTGCTGACATAAATATTCATATTATAGATTACAATAAAAGTAACATTTCTGCCAAGACCCTAATATATGTGTATTAATAATGATTTAtgtatttgtttaaaaaaattggattttagATTACCAAGAAATAACATTTGTGCCAAGACACCAATATATGTGTTAATTACTCCTTAAGACTATATTTTCTTCACCGGCATACGTAACTTAATCATTTATCTTCTTTATTAGGAGTTTGATGTCAAAAATAACTTAAATAGTTTTGAATTGATCTTCTTTTGTTTGTTAAAACTTAGGTAATATTGTTTAAAATATGAATTAGTATTCTACAAATTATATTGAAATAGGTTTAGTGGCATATTAacaagatgtttttttttttttttggtttaaatcACTTGGAAAAAGTCATCCAATAGCTTTGTAGATTCCCCCCTGTCTCCtctcacacacagacacacacatacacatacacacacacatttcgGTCGGTATTAAGTAATGGTTTGTTTAAGTATCACAACTCCCACAAACATAATTTTAATTCAAAATAAAGATCTAAAGGCATAATAATCATTGGTATATCATGACTTATATCCTTTGTCAAGCAATATTAATAGGATAAGTATGCATTTCATGCAGAAAAGTCTaattattttgagattttttttgataaagtccTAAATCTTTTTTTTAATAGAATAAACCTGATTGTTTAATATTTTGCCCAaattaaggaaaaagtttttttaatTCGGAAAGACAGATTATATGATTTTCCCAAAATAACGAgacttttttgttcaaaaaataaaaaatttatgaatttatcaaaacaaaattccaaaataatgagactttttaGTATAAAACTCGGGAAAATATTTGTTCATTTAAGTATCACCACCCCAAAGGCACAAGTGTAATACAAAATTTAGGTAAAAAATCTTGAGATTTAATGATATATCATGACCTATATCCCTTATCAACTAATATTAATATTCCTCTCGTCGATGATTTGCGATGAAAAAGTGGTTTGAATACATATAAAAGGATTCACATATGTTGACGTGACTTGTGTGTTCGATAGACAAAATATTTATAACATTAAGAAAAGATAGACAAAAGCtaagaaaacacataaaaataccttacatatattaCCATATTTATTGATAAAAAGGAAATGCATCAATTTTCCCACTTCGTCCAACAATACTGAGTTGAAGTTACCCGCGGTACAACATTACTAATAGGCTGCAACTATTTTGTTTCATGCAAAATGGTTGCTAACTCTATCTTTATTTTCATTTCACTATTTAAAACTTCACATTTTCTAAAGGTAAGTAACGCAGCAGAGAGAAATATCATTTTATCTCGAAAGGGATAATTATTTGTTCAGGAACCCAACATAGTTATTTTTCAACAGCAACGGGAGAGAACTCTAGGTTGGTTGAAGAGTTGAGTGATGAAATTCTTTGAGACTGCTTGGCAATTATTGCAGCAGTGGAGGGGTTTTGGTCCaagacaacttggtacccatcacCCCAGTTATCCATTCCTTCCGCCATGACTTGCCAAAAAGTTGTACCTGAACACGACCCCCGGTTTCTTGCACTTTCATAGGCCGTGTTGAATATCCCACCAAAGTACTCATCCCTTGCTTCTACGGTGTAACCTGAAGACCAAGAGGACTTGCCAAATTCTGCAATCAGTAAAGGTTTTCTCAAGATGGAATCACAATCCTCAATATGTGCATTAATCCATTTTTCAACAAATTTAGCTCGAGCTTCATCGCTAGCTCCCGGAACCCTAAGTCAAAAATCGAAATACCCACATATGTtattcaataaaattaaataacataaaatattgttttagttATAAATAAGAAACATGCATTTCATGAAACATTTTTAGGATGCTAACTACGTTCGGGTGTTGGCTAGCGTGACATGCAAAGTATATATACGAACAAAAGCATTGTGATGGAGTTTATATGTCGGTATAGACTCGATCATACCATTGGTCGGGATACAGATGGATTGTAGCAAAATCCACATTGTTGACGCCGTTGTTTGTAATGAAGTCGGTCCCTACTTCATAGCCCGGATTGTTTTGCTTCTTTTCAGGCATTGATTCCCCATAAAACCCTTCAAGTCCGATTTCGAGAAGATGGTTCTTATCAATGGACTTTATTTCAGCTGCCATTTCTACTATCCATTCCTGCACAAAGAAGAGATACCGATGGTTATAGGTTATGCACCATATAGTTTCATAAAAAACCGGTTTCCTCTATGTACTCCTATCATTTGAAAGTGAAAGATTTCCTTCTTTCTAGATAACTGATTTGGGCATTTTCTCATATGAACAACTTAACCGTGAGAAAACAGAGAAAACAAGAACCTGTAGAAATTTCCCTGATAGATCAGACTGGCAGCGGGGTTCGTTCATTAGCTCCCATGCAAAGATGGTGGAATCATCCTTGTAGTCAACCCCGGTGATTGAGTTGCGTCTCGTAAGAATGGTCTGTAGCAAAACAGTATTTGCAACATGTTCAAATTTTCTGACAAAATGCCCATACAGCTGTTGTAGAAAATTTTTGTGATATAATGGAAACATTGTttcccaaacatatatatatatataccttcaaatgattCTTATAATATCCTTTAACTACAACGTTAGTAAAGAAATCATCATCACTATTCAAGTATTGTCCTCCATGATCCCTTGCCCACTGAACATATTGTTTTTTACCTCCAAAATCATCCCAGTTATTAACCAAGCTGAGAATCAAGTGAATCCCATACTTTTTCGCTTCTGATATCACAAAATCCAATCCCTGGAATGAAAAGGTGTAGATGGTTATCACAAGTAACATAAAACAGAGGTGTTAAAGTGTTTGTGATCTTGATTATTACTAACTTTTATTTCAATATGTCCGTGTCGATTTGTCGTATGGTTGATAAGAAATTACTTTTTAACGTTTACAGATCATGTTGAATAAAAAATAGAGGCTAAAATAATAGATAAAGTTACCTTAAACATGTCCTCATTGTAAAAACCGGGAGAGGTTTGCAGGGGTTTGTTGCCACCATCACTAAAAGCCCAAGTCCTAACCAGGTTCATTCCTATCTTGGAAGATTCTTGAAATGCATCTGTGACCTTCACCCTTGTAGATGGATCAGAAGCCATACACATTAACCAGTAGGCGTTAAAGCCATTAAAATACAACGGCTTTCCATTAACCAAGAAATGATGTGTCCTTGTCTCCACAAAACTATCGTTAATGGTTGACGGGTGGCATTTACCCTTGCAATCTCCTTTTAGAACTGCATTTCCTTTTCCTGGCATGGTTAAAAAATCGCTAATCTTTAATAGTGGATATATGAAATAGGAAAGTTAGTAACCAATGTTTAGAGTAATGGATGGAAAGTAGTGTGTTTTCTCTTGTCCGCTTAGCTCGTCGGGAATTTATATCGCATGTCTTGTTACCAATCTAGTTGGAAGTGGGGACATCATCATATTTATTATATAACTTAACGATACATATGCATCATCATTCATAAGGAATGACAAGCGACTTTGCGATGCCCATGCACGGTGCCATACTTTTGGTTGTAAGACACACAAACATTTGTTACTCCAAATGAAAAAGCAAAAGGAAAAATGATACTGCTTTTTCAAATACTGTTGCAGGTATGTTATGTTTGGATACTAGATCCTTGTGCATAATATGCCATTAAAAGATTAGCTTTTAGTCGAGttcc includes these proteins:
- the LOC128126113 gene encoding mannan endo-1,4-beta-mannosidase 4-like, translated to MPGKGNAVLKGDCKGKCHPSTINDSFVETRTHHFLVNGKPLYFNGFNAYWLMCMASDPSTRVKVTDAFQESSKIGMNLVRTWAFSDGGNKPLQTSPGFYNEDMFKGLDFVISEAKKYGIHLILSLVNNWDDFGGKKQYVQWARDHGGQYLNSDDDFFTNVVVKGYYKNHLKTILTRRNSITGVDYKDDSTIFAWELMNEPRCQSDLSGKFLQEWIVEMAAEIKSIDKNHLLEIGLEGFYGESMPEKKQNNPGYEVGTDFITNNGVNNVDFATIHLYPDQWVPGASDEARAKFVEKWINAHIEDCDSILRKPLLIAEFGKSSWSSGYTVEARDEYFGGIFNTAYESARNRGSCSGTTFWQVMAEGMDNWGDGYQVVLDQNPSTAAIIAKQSQRISSLNSSTNLEFSPVAVEK